A single Salmo trutta chromosome 14, fSalTru1.1, whole genome shotgun sequence DNA region contains:
- the LOC115147661 gene encoding zinc finger protein 436: MSEPKSTESPGSGCGVPAQRTSKQGPEMVSVKLEDCSQPLELNVIVKEEAEERAVKEEAEERAVKEEEKEEERAVKEEEKEEERAAKEEEKEEERAITEATEERPLKEELKESGVKEEESPIKEENRDVSAPDLEEVDGITDPGEISNPGSDSEPSSTASGNHKQHRQRNSRQKHHCMDCFTSFYEPEELRRHTCRPHPCSDCRGSFICPTQLKSHQQTHRIKKTYPCDQCGKSFPTPSKLMTHQKTHTGEKPYHCSQCGTSVSNLAHLKRHQRIIHMGEKPYHCSQCDKRFSQAGHLKTHQRTHTGEKPYHCSQCGKSFGRAGSLKTHQITHTEEKPYHCSQCGDNFTSLYFLKKHQITHTGEQPYHCSQCGKSFSQAGDLKQHQRTHSGEKPYHCPQCGKRFGWARALKTHQLTHTEEKPYHCSQCGRSFSQTAHLKKHQLTHTGEKLYNCSQCGKGFSRPAHLTRHQRTHTGEKPYHCSQCGKSCSQTADLKRHQLTHSGEKPYHCSQCGKSFRHLTTLKMHQMRSFSTAVSVGRVLNA; this comes from the exons ATGTCTGAACCCAAGTCCACAGAGTCCCCAGGTTCTGGCTGTGGTGTTCCAGCCCAGAGAACCTCAAAGCAGGGTCCAGAGATGGTCTCAGTGAAGCTGGAGGACTGCAGTCAACCACTGGAACTCAATGTGATTGTTAAAGAGGAGGCGGAGGAGAGAGCAGTCAaagaggaggcagaggagagagcagtcaaagaggaagaaaaggaggaggagagagcagtcaaagaggaagaaaaggaggaggagagagcagccaaagaggaagaaaaggaggaggagagagccaTCACAGAGGCGACGGAGGAAAGACCACTCAAAGAGGAGCTGAAGGAGAGCGGAGTCAAAGAGGAGGAGAGTCCAATCAAAGAAGAGAACAGAGATGTGTCTGCTCCAGATCTAGAGGAAGTAGATGGTATCACTGATCCAG GAGAGATCTCCAACCCAGGTTCAGACAGTGAGCCCAGTTCCACAGCATCAGGAAACCATAaacaacacagacagaggaaCTCAAGACAGAAACACCACTGCATGGACTGCTTCACTAGTTTCTATGAGCCAGAGGAGTTGAGAAGACACACTTGTAGGCCCCACCCCTGTTCAGATTGCAGAGGCAGTTTTATTTGCCCAACTCAGCTCAAATCACACCAACAGACTCACAGAATAAAGAAGACTTACCcgtgtgatcaatgtgggaagagctttccGACACCAAGCAAACTAATGACGCACCAGAAAACtcacacgggagagaagccttaccactgctctcaaTGTGGGACGAGCGTCAGTAATTTAGCACATCTAAAGCGACACCAGAGGATAATACACatgggagagaagccttaccactgctctcagtgtgaTAAGCGCTTCAGTCAGGCAGGGCACCTGAAGACACACCAGcgaactcacacaggagagaagccttaccactgctctcagtgtgggaagagctttggtCGGGCAGGATCTCTGAAGACACACCAGATTACTCACACAgaagagaagccttatcactgctctCAATGTGGGGATAACTTCACCAGTTTATATTTCCTAAAGAAACACCAGATAACTCACACAGGTGAgcagccttaccactgctctcagtgtgggaagagcttcagtcaggcaggagacctgAAGCAACACCAGCGAACTCactcaggagagaaaccataccaCTGCCCTCAGTGTGGGAAGCGGTTTGGTTGGGCACGAGCTCTAAAGACACACCAGCTAACTCACACAGaggagaagccttatcactgctctcagtgtgggagGAGCTTCAGTCAGACAGCACACCTGAAGAAACACCAGctaactcacacaggagagaagctttACAACTGCTCTCAATGTGGGAAGGGTTTCAGTCGGCCAGCACACCTAACGAGACATCAGCGAACTCACaccggagagaagccttaccactgctctcaatgtgggaagagctgcAGTCAGACAGCAGACCTAAAGAGACACCAGCTAACACACAgcggagagaagccttaccactgctctcagtgtgggaagagtttcaggcATTTAACAACTCTGAAGATGCACCAGATGAGAAGCTTTTCCACTGCTGttagtgtgggaagagttttaaatGCCTAA